Genomic DNA from Amycolatopsis alba DSM 44262:
CGTGCGGTCTCGCCAGCCTGCGCAGAAGATCCAGGATGGACAGTCCGACGGCGGCGAGAACTCCATAGAGGACATCGAGTGCCAGGACGGCCACGCAGGTCGACGCCGCCAGCACGAATTCGCTGCGCCGGAAGCGGGCGATCCGCTTGAACTCGCCGACCTCGATCAGTTTGAGCGCGGCGAACACGACGATTCCTCCCAGTGCGGCCTTGGGGAACACGGCCAGTACAGGGCCGGCGAAGAAGACCGTGGCGAGCACCGTCCCCAACGCGGTGATCGAGTACAGCTGTGTCCGGGCACCCATCGCCATCGCCAGCGCGGTCCTGCTCCCGCTCGAACTGACCGGGAAACCGTGCAGCAGACCGGAGGTGACGTTCGACGCGGCGAGTGCGCGAAGCTCCCGGTCGGCGTCGACCCGGTCCCCGTGCTTGCCCGCGAAGGCCCGCGCGGTCAGGACGTTGTCGGAGAACCCCACGATCGCGATGCCCACCGCGGGCAACAACAGGTCGGGCAGGTCCGTGGCGGAGAGCGCGGGAACACCAGGTACGGGCAAGCCGGCATCGATCGCGCCGACCACTTCGACTCCCGCGCCGGTCAGGGAGAACGCGCTGACCACGCCTGCGGCGAGCAAGATCGCGGCCAACGGCCCGGGGAACCGGGGCGCCCAGCGCTGAAGTACCAGCAGGGACGCCGGCACCGATGCGCCCAGCAGCAGGGTTGGCCAGTGCACCTGGACGACGTTGCCGAAAAATGAGACCAGTTCCGCGACGACGCCGTCACCTGTGACGGGAACTCCGGTCATCTTGCCCAGCTGGCTCACCGTCATCAGGACCGCGATCCCGGCCATGTACCCGGTCAACACGGGTTTCGACAGCAGGTCCGCCAAGACCCCGAGCTTGGCCAGGCCGCCGAGCAGGCACAGTCCACCGACGAGCAACGCGAGCGCCGCCGCCAGGGCGCCATAACGCAGTGGATCCCCGGCCGCGAGCGGTCCCAGGGCGACCGCGGTCATCAGTGCGGTGGTCGACTCGGGTCCCACCGAGAGGAACTTCGACGAGCCCAGGAACGCGTAAACCGCGAGCGGTCCGATCGTGGCCCACAACCCGGCCTCGGGCGGCAGTCCCGCCACCTCGGCGTAGGCCATCACCTGAGGGACCAGGTAGGCCGCGACGGTGACCCCGGCCAGCAGATCGCCCCTCAGCCCTGCGCGCCGATAGCTGTTGGACGGGGTCATCGGTGCCTCCTGGCCACAGCGCGATACAACGAAGGCGGCAGCCCGGAAAAGAGCCTTCCCTCCTGAGCGACCGAACTCGCCTCGTCGAGAAACCGCAGCACCGGTTCGGCCGATGTGCGATCGAACAACGCCGTGAAAACTCGCTCCAGCTGGGCCGGATCCCTGGTGATCGCGTCGAGCAGCGCGGCGTCGAACAGGTGATATCGAGGTCGTGGCTTCGGCAGATCGAAAGGATGTGCCTTGGTCACGAGGGAGTTCACGATCGCCGCACTGTCGGTTTGGATCCGTTCGAAGGCGTATCCGGTCGAAGCCTTGACCATTCCCGCCTTCGTGCCGATGGCGAGGACCGAACCACGCCGGCGATCGACCGGGTGGGCGGACAAGGGCAGCGCCCCGGATTCTTCTTTTCCGACAGTGCATTCCCGGAGCCCGAGCACTTCGGAGATGTATTCGCCGAGCGCGTGCCGCTGCTCCTTCACATAAGCCACGCCGTGCGAGCGAGCCGCCGCGAAGGAGGTGTGCTCCACCAAGGCCTCCTGAGGACCTCGCGGAAGAACGTAGAGGAAGCTCGCCGCCCGGCGTTGCGAGGTGCGGAAGTCGAAGAACGTCGGGATCGCCGGGTCGAACGCCGGGGCGGCGGTGCGCACGTGCCAGCCGCGGAAGATCAGCCAAGCGTCGATCCTCTGCGGTCCGGGTCCGAGCACACTGTCGAACACCCAATCCGCGTACATCGCCTCGCCGTCCACAAGGACTTCCGCACCTTCGCCCGCCTGCCTGATCCCGCTGATGTGTCCACTGTGGAATATGAACCCGCCATGCCTTGACGTCATTCGGGTGACCGCCGCGGCGAAGTCGTCACCTCGGACGAACCGGTAGCGGTAGGCGCCGAGGTCGACGATCCGCTCGCGGCCGCCCGCGTGAACCCGGAACCGATCGAACGTGCGGGACACGGCCGTGTCGAGCAGGCCTGGTCGGTCCGACCAGGAAGCCCAGCCGGCCTGTGCGATCGGCCGGCTGCCGTCGTCGACGACGGTGATCGGCCCGAGCGGTTCCGTCCGGGCGGCGAGGT
This window encodes:
- a CDS encoding SulP family inorganic anion transporter, translating into MTPSNSYRRAGLRGDLLAGVTVAAYLVPQVMAYAEVAGLPPEAGLWATIGPLAVYAFLGSSKFLSVGPESTTALMTAVALGPLAAGDPLRYGALAAALALLVGGLCLLGGLAKLGVLADLLSKPVLTGYMAGIAVLMTVSQLGKMTGVPVTGDGVVAELVSFFGNVVQVHWPTLLLGASVPASLLVLQRWAPRFPGPLAAILLAAGVVSAFSLTGAGVEVVGAIDAGLPVPGVPALSATDLPDLLLPAVGIAIVGFSDNVLTARAFAGKHGDRVDADRELRALAASNVTSGLLHGFPVSSSGSRTALAMAMGARTQLYSITALGTVLATVFFAGPVLAVFPKAALGGIVVFAALKLIEVGEFKRIARFRRSEFVLAASTCVAVLALDVLYGVLAAVGLSILDLLRRLARPHGAVLGFVPGVPGMHDVDDYPESTTEPGLVIYRYDAPLCFANADDFRRRALQSLDGNEPVEWFVLNAEANVELDITAADALRGLVTELRGRGITFAMARVKQELRDDLAAAGLLDLIEEKGLYPTLPSVVEAYRARGSTDA
- a CDS encoding lycopene cyclase family protein; the encoded protein is MRILIAGGGLSGLSLAAHLAARTEPLGPITVVDDGSRPIAQAGWASWSDRPGLLDTAVSRTFDRFRVHAGGRERIVDLGAYRYRFVRGDDFAAAVTRMTSRHGGFIFHSGHISGIRQAGEGAEVLVDGEAMYADWVFDSVLGPGPQRIDAWLIFRGWHVRTAAPAFDPAIPTFFDFRTSQRRAASFLYVLPRGPQEALVEHTSFAAARSHGVAYVKEQRHALGEYISEVLGLRECTVGKEESGALPLSAHPVDRRRGSVLAIGTKAGMVKASTGYAFERIQTDSAAIVNSLVTKAHPFDLPKPRPRYHLFDAALLDAITRDPAQLERVFTALFDRTSAEPVLRFLDEASSVAQEGRLFSGLPPSLYRAVARRHR